The following coding sequences are from one Ornithorhynchus anatinus isolate Pmale09 chromosome 11, mOrnAna1.pri.v4, whole genome shotgun sequence window:
- the CISD3 gene encoding CDGSH iron-sulfur domain-containing protein 3, mitochondrial: MPRPTFARPASSWLARWFPWTPKVPAKPVVALKRPLQVDLVAGKSYKWCVCGRSKKQPFCDGSHFFQRTGLTPLRFTATETKKAWLCTCKMTSRPPFCDGTHKGEAVQRAQEGTPL, encoded by the exons ATGCCCAGGCCGACCTTcgcccggcccgcgtcctcctgGCTG gccagGTGGTTTCCCTGGACTCCCAAGGTCCCCGCCAAGCCCGTGGTCGCGCTCAAACGGCCCCTCCAGGTGGACCTGGTGGCCGGGAAGTCCTACAAGTGGTGTGTTTGCGGCCGCAGCAAGAAGCAG CCCTTCTGCGACGGCTCCCACTTTTTCCAGCGCACGGGCCTGACCCCGCTCCGCTTCACGGCCACAGAGACCAAGAAGGCCTGGCTGTGCACCTGCAAGATGACCAGCCGCCCCCCGTTCTGCGACGGCACACACAAGGGAGAGGCGGTACAGAGGGCCCAAGAGGGGACCCCGCTCTGA
- the PCGF2 gene encoding polycomb group RING finger protein 2 isoform X1, which translates to MEYLGSPLDCKRPLSPPRQGPGTMHRSTRIKITELNPHLMCALCGGYFIDATTIVECLHSFCKTCIVRYLEANKYCPMCDAQVHKTRPLLSIRSDKTLQDIVYKLVPGLFKDEMKRRRDFYAAYPLTDVPNGSNEDRGEVLEQDKGALTDDEIVSLSIEFYEELRDEKKESLENGAGDKEKTGVRFLRCPAAMTVMHLAKFLRNKMDVPSKYKVEVLYEDEPLKEYYTLMDIAYIYPWRRNGPLPLKYRVQPACKRLKLSPAAPSEGTNTSGTSECESVSDKEPSPAALPSSASAALPSPATPSHGSPGAHGPPAALPTPPSPAPAPAPATLNGTSNCLQLPVPANRGRKVTVNCAPVPPLT; encoded by the exons ATGGAGTATTTaggaagtcctctagactgtaaacg cccgctctccccgccccggcAGGGCCCGGGCACCATGCACCGATCCACCCGCATCAAGATCACAGAGCTCAACCCTCACCTCATGTGCGCCCTCTGCGGGGGCTACTTCATCGACGCCACCACCATCGTCGAGTGCCTGCATTCCT TCTGCAAAACGTGCATCGTGCGCTACCTAGAAGCCAACAAGTACTGCCCCATGTGCGACGCCCAGGTGCACAAGACCCGGCCCCTGCTCAGCATCAG GTCAGACAAGACCCTCCAGGACATCGTGTACAAACTGGTGCCGGGGCTCTTCAAAG ATGAGATGAAACGGCGGCGAGACTTCTACGCGGCGTATCCCCTGACGGATG TCCCGAACGGCTCCAACGAAGACCGCGGGGAGGTTCTGGAGCAGGACAAGGGGGCCCTGACCGACGACGAGATCGTCAGCCTCTCCATCGAGTTCTACGAAGAGCTCAG GGACGAGAAAAAGGAGTCTCTGGAGAACGGGGCCGGAGACAAGGAAAAG ACAGGGGTGCGTTTCCTGCGCTGCCCAGCCGCCATGACGGTCATGCACCTGGCCAAGTTTCTCCGGAACAAGATGGACGTGCCCAGCAAATACAAA GTGGAAGTGCTGTATGAAGATGAGCCGCTGAAGGAGTATTACACCCTCATGGACATCGCCTACATCTACCCCTGGAGACGG aacggccccctccccctcaagtACCGCGTCCAGCCGGCCTGCAAGCGTCTGAAGCtgtccccggccgccccctcggaGGGCACCAACACCAGCGGCACGTCCGAGTGCGAGTCCGTCAGCGACAAGGAGCCCAGCCCGGCCGCCctgccctcctccgcctccgccgccctGCCCAGCCCCGCCACGCCCTCCCACGGCTCGCCCGGCGCCCACGGTCCCCCCGCGGCCCTGCCCAcgccccccagccctgcccccgccccggcccccgccaccctcAACGGCACCTCGAACTGCCTGCAGCTTCCCGTGCCCGCCAACAGGGGACGGAAAGTGACTGTGAACTGTGCCCCGGTGCCACCTTTGACCTga
- the PCGF2 gene encoding polycomb group RING finger protein 2 isoform X2: MHRSTRIKITELNPHLMCALCGGYFIDATTIVECLHSFCKTCIVRYLEANKYCPMCDAQVHKTRPLLSIRSDKTLQDIVYKLVPGLFKDEMKRRRDFYAAYPLTDVPNGSNEDRGEVLEQDKGALTDDEIVSLSIEFYEELRDEKKESLENGAGDKEKTGVRFLRCPAAMTVMHLAKFLRNKMDVPSKYKVEVLYEDEPLKEYYTLMDIAYIYPWRRNGPLPLKYRVQPACKRLKLSPAAPSEGTNTSGTSECESVSDKEPSPAALPSSASAALPSPATPSHGSPGAHGPPAALPTPPSPAPAPAPATLNGTSNCLQLPVPANRGRKVTVNCAPVPPLT, encoded by the exons ATGCACCGATCCACCCGCATCAAGATCACAGAGCTCAACCCTCACCTCATGTGCGCCCTCTGCGGGGGCTACTTCATCGACGCCACCACCATCGTCGAGTGCCTGCATTCCT TCTGCAAAACGTGCATCGTGCGCTACCTAGAAGCCAACAAGTACTGCCCCATGTGCGACGCCCAGGTGCACAAGACCCGGCCCCTGCTCAGCATCAG GTCAGACAAGACCCTCCAGGACATCGTGTACAAACTGGTGCCGGGGCTCTTCAAAG ATGAGATGAAACGGCGGCGAGACTTCTACGCGGCGTATCCCCTGACGGATG TCCCGAACGGCTCCAACGAAGACCGCGGGGAGGTTCTGGAGCAGGACAAGGGGGCCCTGACCGACGACGAGATCGTCAGCCTCTCCATCGAGTTCTACGAAGAGCTCAG GGACGAGAAAAAGGAGTCTCTGGAGAACGGGGCCGGAGACAAGGAAAAG ACAGGGGTGCGTTTCCTGCGCTGCCCAGCCGCCATGACGGTCATGCACCTGGCCAAGTTTCTCCGGAACAAGATGGACGTGCCCAGCAAATACAAA GTGGAAGTGCTGTATGAAGATGAGCCGCTGAAGGAGTATTACACCCTCATGGACATCGCCTACATCTACCCCTGGAGACGG aacggccccctccccctcaagtACCGCGTCCAGCCGGCCTGCAAGCGTCTGAAGCtgtccccggccgccccctcggaGGGCACCAACACCAGCGGCACGTCCGAGTGCGAGTCCGTCAGCGACAAGGAGCCCAGCCCGGCCGCCctgccctcctccgcctccgccgccctGCCCAGCCCCGCCACGCCCTCCCACGGCTCGCCCGGCGCCCACGGTCCCCCCGCGGCCCTGCCCAcgccccccagccctgcccccgccccggcccccgccaccctcAACGGCACCTCGAACTGCCTGCAGCTTCCCGTGCCCGCCAACAGGGGACGGAAAGTGACTGTGAACTGTGCCCCGGTGCCACCTTTGACCTga